Genomic segment of Saprospiraceae bacterium:
CTGTCCAAAAAACATCATTTGCATTTTTTCAGGCAATAACATATCAATACAGAAGTAAGCTGCAATCGCTGTTAAAGCAAGCGAAACCCAGTTACCCATATTTAAAGCATATTGGACATCATTGGCACCTGCTTGCTCCCCTTTAATTTTTACAAAGAAGCTACCAAAAATGGAAAATATCAAGCCGATACATGCCAAAAACAAAGGCAGCAAAATCGGACCCAAACCTTTAAAAGAGTCCATGGCAGTGATATCACCTCCCATGTCACGGATTACGTAATTTCCAAGAACCATTGCTGCAAGAACGGTGGCTACATACGAACCAAACAAATCGGCTCCCATACCTGCTACGTCTCCTACATTATCACCCACGTTATCGGCAATGGTGGCAGGATTTCGAGGATCATCTTCTGGAATTCCTTTTTCAACTTTACCCACCAAATCTGCTCCTACGTCGGCTGCTTTTGTGTAAATTCCACCACCAACACGAGCAAATAAAGCGATGGATTCAGCACCTAATGAAAATCCAGCCAGGATCTCAAGGATGATGGTCATAGAATGAACCGCATCGTATTGAATTCCTTTAACCGTGGATCCGCCCCAAATTCCACCCATAAACGAATAGAAAAACAAGGCAAATAAGATGCTTAAACCTAAAACAGCCAAACTGGCGACTCCCAATCCCATCACTGTACCGCCTCTAAAGGAAACGTGTAAGGCATTAACCAAAGAGGTTCTGGCTGCCTGGGTGGTCCGAACATTGGCTTTGGTAGCGACTCGCATCCCTATAAATCCAGCAATTATTGAAAAGAGCGCCCCTAAAATAAAGGCAATGACGATCGTCCAATGAGTTGTATCTACTTTAAAGCTCAGGAAAGCCAATAAACACGCAGCAACTGCTACGTAAATGGCTAAAACACGGTACTCAGCTTTTAAAAATGCCATGGCACCTTCAGCAATATGACCTGCGATCCCTTGCATTTTTGCATCTCCTGGATCTTGTTTAGAAACCCACTTATATAAGTAAATCATATAAAGCAATCCAACAATCCCAAAAGCGGGTAAGAAGTACACTAAATTTTCCATTCTATCTGAATTTTTTAAAAAACGGCTCAAAAGTAATGCGATAAACTGATTCGTTTATGAATTTTAGTGAATTTAGACGGTACTCTACAATGAAAACTGCATAAAATGCATGTAAAGCCAAAGCTTCCAATGGTATCATGCGCTCTATGATCAAGTAAGTCGCATTCAAACCAATATGGATTGTAGATAAAAATAGGGCTTCACTGATATCGAAAATTGTCCAATGGATTGCCTATTTAAAACAACTAATTATAATAAATTTTGTAAAAAATGCTTAAATCCAAAGGAATCCAATAAACATTAAAACAAATCGAAATAAACATAAAATTAATTACTTGTTTGATTGAACTATATTTAAAAGTTTGGAGTTTATATCTGTAACATTTTAAATCCAAGAATAATTTTATGGAATGGCTGTTTAACCCGGATGTATGGATCGCCTTTTTAACCTTGTGTGCATTAGAAATTGTTTTAGGTATTGATAACCTGATTTTTATATCCATACTTGCTAATAAACTTCCAAAACACCAACAAAAGAGAGCTCGTCAAATAGGTCTAAGTTTGGCATTAGTCATTCGTATTATGCTGTTATTCTCCATATCCTGGATTATGGGTTTGAAAAATGATTTCTTTACAATAGGTTCACTTGGATTTTCTGGAAGGGACATCATTTTAATTTTAGGTGGTTTGTTTTTATTGATAAAAAGTGTACGGGAAATACATGAGAAAATTGAAAATTCAGATTCAACACTGGAAGCAAACATAAAAAATATAACATTTCACGGGGTTGTAATTCAGATTTTGCTAATAGACATTGTTTTTTCCTTGGACTCTGTAATAACTGCAGTGGGTATGGTTGACCAAATAGCCATTATGATTGCTGCTGTAATAGTTTCAATGATCATTATGATGATGGTTGCCGGAACCCTAAACAATTTTATTAATAATCATCCTGCAATTAAAATATTGGCTTTGGCATTTTTACTGATGATTGGAACGGCCTTGATTGCTGAAGGATTGGATTTTCATATTCCTAAAGGCTACATTTATTATTCAATGGCTTTTGCAGTTTTTGTTGAAATTATTAATGTAAAAATTGGAAGTAGGTCAAGTTCTAAAGCAAAATAATGAAGGGGTTGACCAGATAGTAAGATTAAGAACAATAGCCAATTCGTTATTCTATCATTTTATAACTGATCACTTCAAGATCATCAAAATAGACAACTTGATTGTCTGGATTGTATGCATAAATTTTAAGCTCCTGACCAGCCAAAGACGGACTGATTTCAAATTCCATTTTAAGTTTTACCCACCCATTGGGTTCGCGTTCAATGATTATACAATCGCCGGAATAAAACGGATTGGGTTCGCTGGAAGCGATTAAGGTTGATTTGGAATTTTCAGACGCTTTTCGCCAAACAGTAATTTCAAAAATAAAACCGCTTTTAATTTGTGGAATCTTTAAGGTCATACCATAAGGATTTAGTTCATCCAGTTTACACGCATTCATTCCGGAATGAGCCTGTTCTCTGGTTTGTGTTTGTCCAAATTCAAACAAGACACTGTCTCTAGTTGATTGATAGAAATTACCATCTGGTGTGAGTTGTTCAGCATCACAATTATATTTTTTTAATACTTCACGCGCTTCTGGATTAAAATTGTTATCTGTTGCTATCAAATCAAAAATGAAAGCATTTTGGTAGCGTCCTTTTAAATTTTTACAAAACGATTTGAGATAAGGCTTTTTGTGAATTTCAGAAATTCCATTTATAATCAAATACTTTGCACCTCTACTGATTGATAATTGGATTCCGGCACTATCCTGATTGTAGGGAATTTTTGAGCCGCTGTTAAATCGTGCATCGGTATATTCTGTCCATCCTTTTTGATTCATTAAATACAATGAAGCATGACTAAAATCAGGTATAGAAATAACCCGATCCTCAGCTTGGATTCCTAATTGTCTCAGGTAAGGAGTTATGCTGTAAATCGCAGCATTGGATTCAAAATCGTTTATGGGTTCAGAATACCTGGTATTAATTTCCTGTCTTGCGTATACCACATTGAATAGGATGAAAATGTAAATCCTATTTTAAGAACTTTGATTGAAAAATATGAGGAAATTGCGTGTGAAGCGTGTATGTAGTAAATAGTAGGATCAGCATTGGAAAGATATAGAGATCGATAACATAATAGTCATGATCAGCAAAGGTCCAAAATTGCAGCAGTATAAATACTATAATTTGAATTCCAATGATTGCCAGTAACAAATTGAATAGGCTTAGATTTTTCTTTCCATTCCAAATTAAAAAGACCAGGCAACAAAATACTAACAAGATGACTGAAGGATGAAAATACTGATCCAACCAAAGGGTTTGAATATTTTCCAATACGCCTTTGATTTCTATCGATGACAAACTCCAAATTGGGAAGGTGGTGGTTGAAAAGTAGCTGCTATCGTGTGCTGTATTGTAGGTACGTGCATAAAAAATCCAAATAGCCAAAAGTGTTAGTAGGAATGCATTAAACAATACAAACGGTTTAAATGACTTGATAAATTTCTCCGTGCGATCCAGCTGGATCAGATTGAATTGATTCGTCAGGACGACTGCAAGAATGCTTAACAAGCTCATTAAGGAAGTCAATTTAAAACAGGCTGCTATAAAAAACCATGTGCATGCTTTATAAAGTAATTTGGAATTTCGTTCAAAATAATATTTTATAAAAAAATACCAACCGATGATAGCAAATGAAAGTGCGCCGGTATTGCTGAGATAGTTATTGCCATAATAGACTAAAACAGGAGCGGTAAAAAACAACATAGAAAGCAAGAGAGACCAGAGGGTATCGTTTAATAAATACTGAAAGATTTTAAAAAGATAGCATAGTCCCAAAAAAAACAAGAGGGTATTAAAAATCCGGAATATGAAATCGTGATATCCAAACAACTTGTATAATAGGGCAGCACCAAAATATAAAATAGGCATTTCACTGGTACAAGCGGCACCCGATTGTCCCCCGTCAGAAGTGAGGTTATGGGTTTGAGGTTGAAAAAAATGCATGCCGTGTTGGTAGTAGTTAAGTGCAAGGGAAGCTCCATCAGCTTGACGCCATTTATGAATGGATTGTGGTTTTTTAAAACTGATTTCCTGATAATTATAGAATATAGCCAAAGCAAGTATTGAGAAAACGAAGTAGAAAAAGGGTTTATAATCTCGCATGGTTTCGTTTGGAAATACAATGTACAAATCAAAATGATTATAACTGGAATTGGATTAAACAATAGAATTTGAATTGCTTTTTTTCGGGTATTTGAGTTCCCAATGGGTTCGTAGAACCTAAAATCTAGTAGTTTGAACAAATAAATCAGCATTTTAAGATCAAACCCTTTGGAAAATTGTTTTAATACCTGTGTCTAAACCAGTTAGAATCGTTTTTTTTGATGGAAATTGTGGATTTTGCAATCGATGGGTCAGGCTATTGCTCAAATGGGATCAAAGTGAACAGTTTATTTACTGCAATTTAAATTTAGACGCTGAGCTGAGTAAGCAACTCAAGATCCAGGAACCCTTAAAGCAGGTGGATTCAATTATTTTGGTTCAAGAAGGAAAGGTCTTTTATCGTTCCGATGCCGTTTTCAAAATCCTGATTGCTATAGGGGGGTGGTGGACGGTTTTTAAGATTTATAGGCTGATTCCCAGGCTTTTACGAGATGCAATGTATGATCTGGTTGCAAAACACCGCTATGCTTTTAATGCCAGGAATTCCTCTTGTTCGATGGCCGACTTTGAAAAACCCCATCGAATTATTCAAAATAAATTGGCTTTAGACTTTTTAATAAGAAGCTTTTCGTAGTATCTTTACGACGATAAGTAACGGATTTCCTCATCTTTGTTAAACTTTTTATAAATCAGTTTATTCTTGATAATGAAAATGAGTTAAAATCTGTTGAATAGATTAATTGCAAAATGAAAGAAAAAATGAAATCAAAAAAAGCCTGGTTCCTTTTAGTGCCTTTGAGCATGTTACTCGTCTATTTTACTGCAAATTGCAGTCATCCACAAGGGGAACCGACTTCCAAAGAAAGTCATTTATTGAAATTGGTATATGAAAGTTCGCAAAGATTCCATTATGCACCTCCGGTAGTGGATGATGCCTTTTCACAAAAAGCTTTTGATGAGTTTTTGGTAGATATGGATCCTGGGAAGCGGTTCTATACTCAAAAAGATGTAAAACAAATGGAAAAATTTAAAAATGATCTGGATGATCATTTTAAAGCAGGTAAACTGGAATTTTTTGATTTGTCCTTAAAATTGATTGATGAAGCCATAGTCAAATCTAAAGCGTATTACGAGGAATTTATAAACTTACCTTTTGAATTTACTAAAGATGAAAAAGTTGAATTGGATGCAGATAAGCGGAAATGGCCAGCAGACGATAAGGAGATGAAGGACTATTGGCGCAAATCAATTAAGTATGAAAAATTGAATCGCTATATTGAAGATTTGCAACAATTAGAAAAAGAAAAGAAAACACGTCCGGATGATTCTATACGGATGGATATTAATAAGGAAGTTAAGGACATGATGGATGCCTGGTTTGACCGTTTATCCAAATTAAAACGAGAAGACCGATTTGAAATTTATGTAAATACATTCATCCATTTATACGATCCGCATACAGATTATTTAAACCCTAAAGAGAAGGAAGATTTCAATATTAATATGTCTGGAAAACTGGAAGGCATAGGTGCACGACTTCAAACCGAACGAGAATTTACAAAAGTGAGTTCGATCGTTCCAGGAGGACCTGCAGCTCGCCAGGGTGAATTGGAAGCAAATGACTTAATTATGGGAGTTCAGCAAGATGGGATGGAACCGGTTGACATCAAGGGCATGCGCATTGATGATGTCGTTAGTAAAATCCGTGGAAAAAAAGGAACTAAAGTCAGTTTGAAAGTTAAAAAACAGGATGGCACCATCAAAATGATTTCAATTGTTCGGGATGAAGTGATCATGGATGAAGGATTTGCGCGTTCCGCTTTATTAAAGCAAGAGGGAAAAGAGGATAAAATCGGGTATATCAAATTGCCTCGTTTTTATGCTGATTTTAATGATCCAAACAGTCCATCAGCTGCAAAAGACATTGCTGAAGAATTGCAAAAATTAAAAAAGGAAGGAGCCACCAGTTTAATACTTGATTTAAGAAATAATGGCGGAGGCAGTTTGCAAGAAGTTGTTGACATGTCTGGATTGTTTATTGATGAAGGTCCAGTTGTTCAGGTTAAAGATCGACGCGGCATCAGACCCTATAATGATCCGGATAAAAATGTGTTTTTCGACGGACCCATGGTCATTCTTGTAAACAGCAACAGTGCTTCAGCTTCTGAAATCATCAGTGCTTGTTTACAAGATTATAAACGAGCCGTGATTGTTGGAGGCGAACCCACTTTTGGAAAAGGGAGTGTGCAACAATTTCGTAATTTGGATCAGTTAACTTCAAATTCAGATATGAAACCTTTGGGTGAAATGAAAGTAACCATTCAAAAATATTACAGAGTAAGTGGTGGATCCGTTCAGTTAAAAGGTGTTGAGCCGGATATTCTTCTTCCTGATACGTATAGTTATATCGTCAATGGTGAAAAGGAATACAAACATCCATTGCCATACGATGTCATCGAAAAGCAAAATTATACTCCCAATACGTTTGTAATTGATAATTTGGAAGATGTTGCAAACAACAGCAAGCAGCGTATCAAAGCAAATCCTGTTTTTGGATTGATTGATGAAAATGCAAAACGACTTGCAAAAAGTCGCGAAGAAACAGAAGTCAATCTTGAATTAAATAAATATAAAAGTTTTATTAATCAACGTAAAGAGGAAATTAAGAAATTTGAAAAAATCGGAGATGAAGTGATCACCGCAATGAAAGTAGAAAACTTACAGGAAGATTATGCATCTATCCATACCGATTCAGCTAAAATTGCACGCAATGACGATTTCCTGAAAAGTTTGAATAAAGATTTGTATGTTTATGAATCCATGAATATCCTTCGCGATATTCGAAAGAAATAAATTCCAAAATCAGTATTTTCGAAAGGCTTGACTTTTTATTAAGTCAAGCCTTGTTTTTTGAATGCTTTATTCAAAAGGATGAACATACCTTAAAATTTAAAAATAGTTTACAATCCACTTTGCAATTCCTTGCCAAAGCGTTGTAGTTGGAAAGAACATAATTAGTATATTAGGAATAAGCCAAATGCTAAATGCAATGGTATATGGATTGATGCTGAATGATTTTTTATGAATTCGGTCGTAAATAATTAAGGAAATAAATGTAATCAACTGAAATACAAACTGGATCTGAATCGCCATGAAAATATCCATATCCATCCAGGTCATAAAAATTCTTCCTAAACCTGGTCCGCCAATCACAATTCCCGTTGTAATCATGTAACGCATGTGTTTAGGAGTCGCATGCTTGTTTAGAATGGCCAGCATATACAATATTACAAAAGGAATTGCATCAGTGGCAGGAGCGAATACAAAGGACAGCACGAAAGATTCTGATTGTCCTTCACTTATAAAGCGGAGGTATTGATTATGGTAAGCCAGCAGCATCGAAATAAATGCGACTAGCACCAAAAAATAGGATAGTTTTCCTAAAAATTTATGAATTTTAATTTTATTAGTGGCGATAAGTATTGGCTGGACAATTAATAGGCCAAGCCATGTAATCAAGAGGGCAGCGTGAAAGTGATGAATGTTTTTTAAGCCTGGAAAATCAGGTGCCAGCGAAAAATACTTTTTATAGAATCCTATAAAAGTAATTAAGGCGATTACTCCAAAGAAAAAGACTAGATTTTTATATCCTTTTTCCATCGTAATAAAATTAATAAAGTATGTACAATGAAAGCAAAATCAATTCCTCAAAAATAATAATTATTTATTTGTTGAAAAGAATGGATCTGGTTGTATTTTAGTTTGAGGTGTGCTTGTACCGAATTTTTTTCCAACTCGTTCGAAATCAAGCATAAAGACAATGCTCAATGTGTTGAAATCCCTAAAACAGACATTATCTATAATTCAGAACATGTATGTTAATTAGCCATTCTTTAGTAGCTCATTCCTGGAATTTCAATTATTAATATCGATTCAGTTTGCTTACTTTTTCTTCGATTTTTTTATAAAATTATTCTCATACATTTCAATCCATTCCTTAACACTCATTTTTTTCATTAATTCGCCAATGAGTTTATAGGGAATTTCATCCATCTTTTTAAAACGGATGCAACTTTTGCCCATATCCAGCTTTTGTTTACTATGTTTTGGATAGTCATCCACAAACCATTTTAATAAATTGGGATCTGCATAAATCCCCATATGGTAAAAATTAATTGAACCTTTTTGCGAAGCGATACCGGCAAAAGGCAATGGCTCTTCAGGCTTGCAATGGTAACCGGCTGGATAAAGTGTATGCGGCACCACATAACCTAAACCTCCATAACTCATGGCGGGTTCAAATCCTTTGGGTAAATTCTTTACAATTACATCATGCAGTTTATTAAACGGTTCAATCCGATCCTCGGGCAGATTCATTAAAATTTCCTTAACGGTTTTGCCTTGTGCTTTCATTTAAAATAGTTATAATCAAATATACAATTATTTTTTCTTTCTATACTTCGAAGAGTATGGTTTTCTAAAAAGAGAGCTTGAAATTAAAATAAATAGCTAATAGATTTCGTATTGTTTAGTTTAAAAAGGTTTCCAAAATAGCGGATCCATCTAATGGCCTTAACAATAATGACCTACTTTAATCGCATTCCATTAATTTATCAATAGAATTATCTGTTAAATTTTGAATATTTTTTGTTATCTTTTCAATGTCCCAATTCCACCATTTAATTGCTAATAATTTTTCAATAACATCTTCTGAAAATCGTTTTTTAATTTCCTTAGCTGGATTACCACCAACAATGGAATAGGGTTCAACATCGTGAATCACTGTTGAATTTGTGGCTATAATTGCACCGTCCCCGACGGTGACTCCTGCCATAATGGTTGCATTGTAACCAATCCAAACGTCATTTCCTATATTTATATCCCCTTTTTGTGGATAGGATTTATTTTCCATTGCGTGTTCCCATCCGTTTCCAAAAATAGCAAAAGGATAAGCTGACAATGCGTTCGTTAAATGATTTGCTCCATTCATAATAAATTTCACATCAGAGGCAATCATACAAAATTTTCCAATTATTAATTTATCACCAACAAAGTCAAAATGGTATTTTACATTTTTTTCAAAGTTATCAACATGTTCAAAGTCGTCGTAATAGGTATAATCGCCTACAACAATGTTAGGGTTTTTAATAATATTTTTTAAAAAGCAGAGTCTGTGATACTTGTCTAATGGGAACGTAATGTCTTTATTGGGTCCTGTCATAATTTACAATAATTTAAATTTATGAATTAAATTTAACTTGATTCTAAATGGATATTTAAACACATTAGCAACCAAATCATTTGGAAATCAAAAATAAAAAATTGGCTGAACATGGTTCAACCTGATTTGACTAATCTGTTTTATTAAATCATTTTAATTAATTCGTTTTCAAGCTTATCAAAATTTTCTTCGTTTTTATCAATTACAAAAGGCTTAATTTTTCGGCACTCCTCTGGGGTATTAAACAGCATTTTGAAAACAAGGGATGTCTTGTCTTCTGATATTTCTTCAAAGGTCGCTACGACTTGAAAAATTGGCTTTGAAATTCGTTGCCAGGCTATTCTTGAAGGTGGTTCAATTTTTATAAACTCGCATTCATTTACGTAATTTCCTTTATCGGGCCCGTGCATAATAAAACGCCATTTACCACCCACGCGAAAGTCAAATTCATTGAAGGTGTTTGTAAATCCAGCTGGACCCCACCAATTTTTCAAATGATTTGGTTCTGACCATGCCCGGAAAACCAATTCTCTATGCGCAGAAAAAATTCTTGAACTTACA
This window contains:
- a CDS encoding CatB-related O-acetyltransferase yields the protein MTGPNKDITFPLDKYHRLCFLKNIIKNPNIVVGDYTYYDDFEHVDNFEKNVKYHFDFVGDKLIIGKFCMIASDVKFIMNGANHLTNALSAYPFAIFGNGWEHAMENKSYPQKGDINIGNDVWIGYNATIMAGVTVGDGAIIATNSTVIHDVEPYSIVGGNPAKEIKKRFSEDVIEKLLAIKWWNWDIEKITKNIQNLTDNSIDKLMECD
- a CDS encoding DUF1801 domain-containing protein, whose amino-acid sequence is MKAQGKTVKEILMNLPEDRIEPFNKLHDVIVKNLPKGFEPAMSYGGLGYVVPHTLYPAGYHCKPEEPLPFAGIASQKGSINFYHMGIYADPNLLKWFVDDYPKHSKQKLDMGKSCIRFKKMDEIPYKLIGELMKKMSVKEWIEMYENNFIKKSKKK
- a CDS encoding DUF393 domain-containing protein; this translates as MSKPVRIVFFDGNCGFCNRWVRLLLKWDQSEQFIYCNLNLDAELSKQLKIQEPLKQVDSIILVQEGKVFYRSDAVFKILIAIGGWWTVFKIYRLIPRLLRDAMYDLVAKHRYAFNARNSSCSMADFEKPHRIIQNKLALDFLIRSFS
- a CDS encoding SRPBCC family protein; translation: MITEIITTTPDCEIVSSRIFSAHRELVFRAWSEPNHLKNWWGPAGFTNTFNEFDFRVGGKWRFIMHGPDKGNYVNECEFIKIEPPSRIAWQRISKPIFQVVATFEEISEDKTSLVFKMLFNTPEECRKIKPFVIDKNEENFDKLENELIKMI
- a CDS encoding TerC family protein, translated to MEWLFNPDVWIAFLTLCALEIVLGIDNLIFISILANKLPKHQQKRARQIGLSLALVIRIMLLFSISWIMGLKNDFFTIGSLGFSGRDIILILGGLFLLIKSVREIHEKIENSDSTLEANIKNITFHGVVIQILLIDIVFSLDSVITAVGMVDQIAIMIAAVIVSMIIMMMVAGTLNNFINNHPAIKILALAFLLMIGTALIAEGLDFHIPKGYIYYSMAFAVFVEIINVKIGSRSSSKAK
- a CDS encoding carboxy terminal-processing peptidase — its product is MKSKKAWFLLVPLSMLLVYFTANCSHPQGEPTSKESHLLKLVYESSQRFHYAPPVVDDAFSQKAFDEFLVDMDPGKRFYTQKDVKQMEKFKNDLDDHFKAGKLEFFDLSLKLIDEAIVKSKAYYEEFINLPFEFTKDEKVELDADKRKWPADDKEMKDYWRKSIKYEKLNRYIEDLQQLEKEKKTRPDDSIRMDINKEVKDMMDAWFDRLSKLKREDRFEIYVNTFIHLYDPHTDYLNPKEKEDFNINMSGKLEGIGARLQTEREFTKVSSIVPGGPAARQGELEANDLIMGVQQDGMEPVDIKGMRIDDVVSKIRGKKGTKVSLKVKKQDGTIKMISIVRDEVIMDEGFARSALLKQEGKEDKIGYIKLPRFYADFNDPNSPSAAKDIAEELQKLKKEGATSLILDLRNNGGGSLQEVVDMSGLFIDEGPVVQVKDRRGIRPYNDPDKNVFFDGPMVILVNSNSASASEIISACLQDYKRAVIVGGEPTFGKGSVQQFRNLDQLTSNSDMKPLGEMKVTIQKYYRVSGGSVQLKGVEPDILLPDTYSYIVNGEKEYKHPLPYDVIEKQNYTPNTFVIDNLEDVANNSKQRIKANPVFGLIDENAKRLAKSREETEVNLELNKYKSFINQRKEEIKKFEKIGDEVITAMKVENLQEDYASIHTDSAKIARNDDFLKSLNKDLYVYESMNILRDIRKK